Proteins from a genomic interval of Quercus lobata isolate SW786 chromosome 11, ValleyOak3.0 Primary Assembly, whole genome shotgun sequence:
- the LOC115966818 gene encoding uncharacterized protein LOC115966818, translated as MSIWQFCTIHFSLLSLPSLGTLVEDRGGSTFSLSLILMLTASMLAVSMANKDWHFGFNYTNWPFKGGPPQSQNDTPGPRKIVVGGSKNWQLNFNYTDWALKNGPFYLNDTLVFKYDPPTNDIIIPHSVYLLPNLWSFSTCDLRRATMVVNITQGRSEGFEFVLKKWQPYYFACGERDGYHCNAGQMKFFVMPLFHQWH; from the exons ATGTCAATTTGGCAATTTTGCACAATCCATTTCTCACTACTCTCCCTTCCTTCTTTGGG CACTCTAGTAGAAGATAGGGGTGGTTCCACTTTTTCATTGAGCCTCATCTTGATGCTAACTGCTTCCATGTTGGCTGTTAGTATGGCCAACAAAGATTGGCATTTTGGCTTTAACTATACCAATTGGCCTTTCAAAGGAGGCCCTCCCCAAAGCCAAAATGATACACCAGGACCTAGAAAGATTGTTGTAGGTGGCTCAAAGAATTGGCAATTAAACTTTAACTACACTGATTGGGCTCTAAAAAATGGCCCCTTTTACCTAAATGATACTCTAG TGTTCAAGTATGATCCACCAACAAACGACATTATAATTCCTCACAGTGTATACTTGCTACCAAACCTTTGGAGCTTCTCAACGTGCGATTTGAGAAGGGCAACAATGGTGGTTAATATAACTCAAGGAAGGAGTGAGGGATTTGAATTTGTGCTGAAAAAGTGGCAACCCTACTATTTTGCTTGTGGTGAGCGTGATGGCTATCATTGCAATGCTGGGCAGATGAAGTTCTTTGTCATGCCACTGTTTCATCAATGGCATTGA
- the LOC115969556 gene encoding armadillo repeat-containing protein 6: MGPPKPPATKAGRTISQEAFDDLVKENIEDLDMDPTEALQDAIQTLTLQGVDLTGIVTCVPGEGGGVKANPVIQCLDRLKQIGQKDLDEMVELLDKLAELCGVEGSGNAAIATKNGGVELVCSKIQSGSERVLASALKALASLLHDLQSTEIFRTSGGPTTVMCILNDNCQNVDILNNGFSVVAAASTGNEVLKESFMEFKIGELIMQILSDPSGQSKGSIQSLYDAIRILLTPDDNRVVASQVYGYARRFAKIGIARALVDSLHAGLSSPGLVSASIALKAIAVNDEICKSIAESGGIDAVLQCIDDSGEQGNKVVARACCSLLSKLAGSDSNKTAIVEKRGMDRLIKLSARFSDDPSVLQEVMSIITVLSLRSPENATRAIEAGAGDLAIQAMEKFPAAQQMQKNSCLMIRNLVARSPENRTLLLGNGVEKYIRKAKQSHQSCKDAATDALRDLGLDDYHL, encoded by the exons ATGGGCCCACCGAAGCCTCCGGCGACGAAGGCAGGCCGTACGATCTCTCAGGAGGCATTCGACGATCTGGTGAAGGAAAACATAGAAGATCTCGACATGGACCCCACTGAGGCTCTCCAAGACGCTATCCAAACCTTAACTCTCCAAGGCGTCGATCTGACTG GGATTGTCACGTGCGTTCCAGGAGAGGGTGGTGGAGTGAAGGCTAACCCTGTGATTCAGTGTTTGGATAGGCTGAAGCAAATTGGGCAgaaagatttggatgaaatgGTGGAATTGCTTGACAAGCTCGCGGAGCTGTGTGGCGTTGAAGGATCAGGGAATGCGGCGATAGCAACTAAGAATGGGGGCGTGGAATTGGTTTGTTCAAAGATTCAAAGCGGGTCGGAGCGGGTTCTGGCTTCGGCTTTGAAGGCATTGGCATCACTTCTTCATG ATCTTCAAAGTACAGAAATATTTCGGACTAGTGGTGGACCAACAACTGTGATGTGTATCCTGAATGATAACTGTCAAAATGTAGACATCTTGAACAATGGTTTCTCTGTTGTTGCTGCGGCTTCAACTGGTAATGAGGTCCTCAAAGAGTCATTCATGGAGTTTAAAATTGGTGAGCTTATTATGCAAATACTGAGTGATCCAAGTGGGCAGAGTAAAGGCAGCATCCAAAGCTTATATGATGCCATACGTATTCTGTTGACACCTGATGATAATCGTGTTGTGGCTTCTCAA GTTTATGGTTATGCACGAAGATTTGCAAAAATTGGAATTGCAAGAGCTCTAGTGGACTCACTACATGCAGGGCTTAGCTCACCTGGTCTAGTTTCTGCAAGCATTGCTTTGAAGGCCATTGCTGTCAAT GATGAGATATGTAAATCCATTGCTGAAAGTGGCGGTATTGATGCAGTTCTCCAATGCATTGATGACAGTGGTGAACAAGGCAACAAGGTTGTTGCTAGAGCTTGCTGTTCTTTGCTATCCAAG TTGGCAGGAAGTGACTCAAACAAGACTGCCATTGTTGAGAAGCGGGGTATGGATAGGCTAATCAAACTCTCTGCAAGATTTTCTGATGATCCTTCTGTCTTACAAGAG GTAATGTCTATTATTACTGTACTTTCCTTGAGATCACCAGAAAATGCAACTCGTGCCATTGAAGCTGGAGCTGGGGACCTCGCTATCCAAGCCATGGAGAAGTTCCCGGCAGCtcaacaaatgcaaaaaaactcCTGTCTCATGATCCGGAATCTTGTAGCTAGGAGCCCAGAAAACAG AACTCTTCTGCTTGGTAATGGTGTTGAGAAATACATAAGGAAAGCCAAGCAAAGCCACCAAAGTTGTAAAGATGCTGCAACTGATGCACTGAGGGATCTGGGGCTTGATGACTACCACTTGTAA